From the Cyanobacteria bacterium FACHB-DQ100 genome, the window CAATCAGCAAGATCCAGAGTTTAGCTTGTCCCGTTTCTAGGACGCTAGAACGATTGAGAGCGCGGGGCATAATAGTCTTTTAACAGGGATAGAATGCTGCTGAAGCGGAGCGCTACAGCACTGAATGAATTAACGATCAATGGCGTAAGTATAATCGAACAGTTGCCCCACTTGGCGACGTAAGCCTGCTAATGGGTAAAGTTTTGGAGCCATTGTTTCTGCGTATTGGTCGGCTGCAACGATCGTCTGACGGGCTTCGGCTTTCGGCAGTTGTCCTTGCTTGAATGCTTTAATTAAGGCTTCGATGCCTTGGTTGTATTCGGCGCTGTTTCGGAAGTTGAATTGTGGCTGGGTTTGTTGTGAGGGTGCTTGCGGTGGGTTTGTGGGTGAAGCATTCGGAGCAACTGCACCCATCGGCAACGCGATCGGAGCTTGCAGCGACAGCACATAGACACTAGCAGCAGGCAACTGCACAACCCGAACATTTTTGGGAGAAGACATCCCACTGAGAATCCCGATCGCGCCTCCAATCATTCCTCCACGCTCAAACATATCAGTAGAGCGGCTACTCGGAGCAGTTGCACCCATAACAGACCCCAAAAGATTGCCAAAAACGCCGCTATTTTCGCGGGCACGCTCTGCACCGCTGACTTGCTCGATCGTATTGCCCGGAATCACCGCCGTGGTCGCTTGAATCGGGACAATCTGACCGCGAACGACGATCGCTTCTGCTACAATTCGCGCTCCACCATTTTCTGGCTTTAATTTGATCGAGACGGGCGTATCAGCCGGAACTACTTCGTTTCCTTGCAGATCCATCAGCGGTTGTGCCAACGGGACGGTTAAGGGATAGTCTTGTTTCTGTCCCACATCAACATTCACTGCACCGGGAAGCTTAATCACGACTCCTGCCGTTTGAGGAATGATTGTACCGGACTGCGAGCTAGAGATAGAGGCTGTGTTAGAAACGACGACTTGAGCCGAAACCGGAAGCGCGACGGGAGCAGAAACCGCGATCGTTAAAGCCAAGTTCAACAGTGTACGAGCGTTCATCAGTCTTTCCTCTATACGATTACATCTGAGGAATAGGGACGGCGATCGGGTTTTATGCAGCCTTAAATCGTTTCAACCCGCGATACAATGAAAACGAAAGCTGCGCCTTCTCAAACGATGAACAGCAAACGGGTGAACTTGTCTTACACGATCGAACTTCAGGAGGGGGAAAAGTTGGCTCTCCCGGATGAGATCATTAGCAGCATCGGGACTGGGAAATGGTTAATCACGGTCACACCGCTATCCGATTCGGCTTCGCTTGAGTCGATTCGGGATCATCGCGCTTTTCTTAGGGGTTACGCTCCAGAAGATGAAGGGCTTTACGATGACTATCCAACCCGGTGAATTTTGGGTTGCTGACATTTCCTTCACAGATGGTACAGCTTCCAAAAAACGACCCGTTTTGGTTCTTTGGCTCGACGGCAGAGATGCGATCGTTGCAGTGGTCACTTCTGCTCAACCTAGAACTCAAACTGATGTGATGTTGAGCGATTGGGCAAGTAGTGGACTGCGTGTTGCGTCCACTGTGCGGCTGTCGCGCCTAGATTGTTTAGAAAGCATCCTGTTATTCAGCAAACTGGGAAGGATCTCAGAAGGTGATGCAGCCCTGGTTAAAACCGTGTGGGATTCACAAATTAAGCTGCAATTTTAGGGGAACAAGAACCCCAACCAGAATTGAGTGAAGCCCTAGGTTTCTCCACTACACTGAACAGCAGTATTGAAAGAGTTTGGGCTTCATGGGATTTTTGCCGCGTCTTCAGCACCAAGTTTGGTTACTCGCATTTGGGCGATTGTTGTCTCAAGTCGGAACAGGGTTCACGCTATTTTACGCACCGATTTTCTTTGTTAACCAGGTCGGGCTGT encodes:
- a CDS encoding type II toxin-antitoxin system PemK/MazF family toxin, giving the protein MTIQPGEFWVADISFTDGTASKKRPVLVLWLDGRDAIVAVVTSAQPRTQTDVMLSDWASSGLRVASTVRLSRLDCLESILLFSKLGRISEGDAALVKTVWDSQIKLQF